In Candidatus Persebacteraceae bacterium Df01, a genomic segment contains:
- a CDS encoding 5-formyltetrahydrofolate cyclo-ligase — protein MMTATLAASSNPSRLSRQKSVLRKRILATRHKMGTPLREKASRRICSQIAALPAFQQATVIAAFAPMEEEVNIWPLLTDCWKNNKQLFFPRVTGKRQLQFHQVLARHELQIGFKGIAEPYPHSVVIQKSQLFDFAIIPAVAVDAAHYRLGYGGGFYDTFMFGLSSTFSCAPVFSCQKVSCVPAESHDRPVFFVFSE, from the coding sequence ATGATGACGGCAACATTAGCGGCCTCTTCTAATCCATCTCGGCTTAGCCGACAAAAAAGTGTCTTGCGCAAGCGAATATTGGCTACGCGTCACAAAATGGGTACTCCCTTACGAGAGAAAGCTTCTCGGCGTATTTGTTCGCAAATTGCCGCGTTACCTGCATTTCAACAAGCTACCGTTATCGCTGCTTTTGCGCCGATGGAAGAAGAGGTCAATATATGGCCATTGCTGACAGACTGCTGGAAAAATAACAAGCAGCTTTTTTTTCCTCGAGTAACCGGAAAACGACAATTGCAGTTTCATCAAGTACTCGCCCGACACGAATTACAAATCGGATTCAAGGGTATTGCTGAGCCTTATCCACATTCAGTTGTTATACAAAAATCGCAACTCTTTGATTTTGCTATTATCCCAGCTGTTGCGGTAGACGCCGCACATTACCGTCTCGGTTATGGTGGCGGTTTTTATGATACATTTATGTTTGGTCTCTCCTCAACATTCTCCTGCGCTCCCGTGTTTTCATGTCAGAAAGTGTCTTGTGTGCCTGCAGAGTCTCATGATAGACCAGTTTTTTTTGTTTTTTCAGAATAA
- a CDS encoding Xaa-Pro peptidase family protein: MTEITARHQAKIGARQKPTIPYDYDSALNMHLLGPGEPALSEWQALGLPLPNMDTVRAYRLQRVQQMLRERNLTAILLFDPLNIRYATDSTNMQLWTMHDAARYCFVAAEGPVIVFDYHECEHLSTHNPLIDEVRPARSWFYFSSGAAVDRHAREWAAEIADLMRGTGGMRLAVDRINPEGASHLSQFDVKIVNGEELMENARLIKCPDEIAAMRCANAACDSAINVMREHVQPGVSENRLWSYLHAENIARGGEWIETRVLSAGPRTNPWFQESSSRPVQAREMLAFDTDLIGPYGVCVDISRTWLVGADNPSPAQKDLYERALEQVQNNISLLRPGISWEELVKRALVYPHETYRHYSVLYHGVGLCDEYPAVPYPHQWEDEVLEDGVKDGMVICVESYIGRRDGGEGVKYEEQVLITQTGVERLSTYPVDLVIC; encoded by the coding sequence ATGACTGAAATAACAGCTCGGCACCAAGCAAAAATAGGCGCTCGCCAAAAGCCTACCATTCCTTATGATTACGATTCCGCTCTCAACATGCACTTGCTGGGGCCGGGAGAGCCCGCCTTATCGGAATGGCAAGCGCTGGGTCTACCGCTACCAAATATGGATACCGTACGTGCCTATCGCCTACAGCGGGTGCAGCAAATGCTGCGGGAGCGAAATTTGACGGCGATATTGCTATTTGATCCGCTCAACATTCGCTATGCCACCGATTCCACCAACATGCAATTGTGGACAATGCATGATGCCGCTCGTTATTGCTTTGTCGCCGCAGAAGGACCCGTCATTGTTTTTGATTATCATGAATGCGAACATCTTTCAACACATAATCCACTAATTGACGAGGTACGGCCGGCACGCTCTTGGTTTTATTTTTCTTCCGGTGCCGCCGTTGACCGCCATGCCCGTGAATGGGCGGCAGAAATTGCCGATTTGATGCGCGGCACCGGTGGCATGCGGTTAGCAGTTGACCGTATCAATCCGGAAGGGGCGTCACATTTAAGCCAATTTGACGTAAAAATCGTCAACGGTGAAGAGCTTATGGAAAACGCTCGCCTAATCAAGTGTCCCGATGAAATTGCTGCGATGCGTTGTGCTAACGCTGCCTGCGATTCCGCTATTAATGTCATGCGCGAACATGTCCAGCCGGGCGTCAGCGAAAACCGACTGTGGTCATATTTACACGCCGAAAATATCGCCCGTGGTGGAGAATGGATTGAAACACGCGTTTTATCAGCAGGACCACGTACCAATCCGTGGTTTCAAGAAAGTTCCTCTCGGCCCGTGCAAGCCAGAGAGATGTTAGCGTTTGACACCGATCTAATCGGTCCTTATGGAGTTTGCGTAGATATTTCCCGCACTTGGCTAGTTGGCGCAGACAACCCTTCGCCAGCGCAAAAAGATCTTTACGAACGTGCTTTGGAACAGGTACAAAACAACATTTCTCTACTGCGTCCCGGCATAAGCTGGGAAGAGTTGGTAAAACGCGCGCTAGTGTATCCGCATGAGACTTATCGCCATTATTCAGTGCTGTACCACGGGGTAGGGTTATGTGACGAATATCCTGCCGTACCTTATCCACACCAATGGGAAGATGAGGTTCTTGAAGACGGCGTGAAAGACGGCATGGTGATATGTGTAGAAAGCTACATTGGTCGGCGTGACGGTGGCGAAGGCGTTAAATATGAAGAGCAAGTCCTAATTACCCAAACCGGCGTGGAACGATTGTCAACTTACCCCGTAGACCTAGTCATTTGCTAA
- a CDS encoding oxidative damage protection protein: protein MSKTVFCIKLKKEAEAMVAPPYPGELGQRLLSNVSAEAWRHWLEHQKMLVNEYRLNMADRRAREYLAEQTERHFFGDGAETASGYVPPAK, encoded by the coding sequence ATGAGCAAAACCGTTTTTTGTATTAAATTAAAAAAAGAAGCTGAAGCAATGGTCGCGCCTCCCTATCCGGGCGAACTCGGACAACGCCTGCTTAGCAATGTTTCCGCCGAAGCATGGCGGCATTGGTTAGAGCACCAAAAAATGCTAGTCAATGAATACCGCCTTAACATGGCCGACCGCCGCGCCCGCGAATATCTTGCCGAGCAAACAGAAAGACACTTTTTTGGCGATGGTGCGGAAACCGCATCCGGCTACGTTCCTCCCGCCAAATGA
- the coaBC gene encoding bifunctional phosphopantothenoylcysteine decarboxylase/phosphopantothenate--cysteine ligase CoaBC: MGTIILGVCGSIACYKAAALTRLLTAQGDEVQVIMTPAATRFVGTASFRALSGRAVATDEWNAPLSADGMDHIHLSRSATALLIAPASADFLAKAAAGIADNSLLSTFLAADIPRLVAPAMNQQMWRAAATQRNIQQLLADGVTVIGPNSGVQACGENGEGRMSEPENIIQQLKNRLTRPLNGLRFVISAGATVEYLDDMRIISNMSSGRMGFCIAEAAHQAGAEVVILAGQTTAPPPPLPLRRALSGKEMLAAAIEECRRADVFISVAAVADFRPSTPKRGKIAHKEGVLILQLNPTTDILSAITEQYPRLFAVGFAAQSGNATTRATAARKKRQQKKLSVIAANALSDAGKNDSELLIISSAGEISLPRQPKPQAAQALIAHIAEQLVSHETSQEKIIP, encoded by the coding sequence ATGGGAACCATAATCTTAGGCGTCTGCGGTAGCATTGCCTGCTACAAAGCGGCGGCATTAACTCGGCTCCTGACGGCACAAGGTGATGAAGTGCAAGTCATTATGACTCCAGCGGCAACACGTTTTGTCGGCACCGCCTCTTTTCGCGCATTAAGCGGGCGGGCCGTTGCCACAGATGAATGGAATGCACCACTATCCGCAGATGGTATGGACCATATCCATCTTTCTCGTTCGGCCACAGCACTACTGATAGCACCTGCTAGCGCTGATTTTTTAGCTAAAGCCGCCGCTGGTATTGCCGATAACAGTTTACTTTCAACTTTTTTAGCCGCAGACATTCCACGCCTAGTCGCGCCGGCAATGAATCAACAAATGTGGCGGGCCGCGGCTACTCAGCGCAATATCCAACAACTCCTAGCGGACGGCGTTACTGTCATCGGACCAAATAGCGGCGTACAAGCCTGTGGTGAAAACGGCGAAGGAAGAATGTCAGAACCCGAAAATATTATTCAACAATTGAAAAATCGATTAACTCGACCTCTGAACGGTCTGCGCTTTGTTATCAGCGCCGGAGCCACGGTGGAATACTTGGATGATATGAGAATTATCAGCAATATGAGCAGTGGGCGCATGGGTTTTTGCATTGCCGAAGCCGCCCACCAGGCAGGCGCGGAGGTCGTTATTCTTGCTGGACAAACTACCGCACCACCACCACCGTTACCTCTGCGACGCGCACTAAGCGGCAAAGAAATGCTCGCCGCTGCCATTGAGGAATGCCGTCGTGCGGACGTCTTCATCTCCGTAGCGGCGGTGGCGGACTTTCGTCCCTCTACGCCCAAACGAGGGAAAATTGCCCACAAAGAAGGCGTATTAATATTACAACTCAACCCGACAACCGACATCCTCAGCGCTATTACCGAACAATACCCACGATTATTTGCCGTCGGCTTCGCCGCCCAAAGCGGTAATGCCACCACCCGCGCCACAGCCGCCCGCAAAAAACGACAGCAAAAAAAATTATCCGTCATTGCCGCCAACGCACTCAGCGATGCAGGCAAAAATGACAGTGAACTACTGATTATTTCTTCCGCAGGGGAAATTTCGTTACCGCGCCAACCCAAGCCCCAAGCAGCTCAAGCATTAATCGCCCATATTGCCGAACAATTGGTTTCACATGAAACATCCCAGGAGAAAATCATCCCATGA
- a CDS encoding OsmC family protein, translated as MNLTLRWLENVAFEVANTNGNQIIFDGPPEHGGKNCGMRPMEGMLSAAAACSAFDVVHILKKMQQEPLSLQINIEAERTDAVPNVFTCISLHFVLVGDHLKPASVARAVQLSVEKYCSALAMLNKTAAVNHTWRISKTP; from the coding sequence ATGAACCTTACTTTACGTTGGCTAGAAAACGTTGCTTTTGAAGTTGCAAATACTAACGGCAACCAAATTATTTTTGATGGGCCTCCCGAACACGGCGGGAAAAATTGCGGGATGCGCCCGATGGAAGGAATGTTATCAGCCGCTGCGGCTTGTAGTGCTTTTGATGTGGTACACATTCTCAAAAAAATGCAGCAAGAGCCACTGTCACTTCAAATTAATATTGAAGCTGAACGAACAGACGCTGTTCCCAATGTATTTACCTGTATTTCCTTACATTTTGTCTTAGTCGGCGACCACTTAAAGCCGGCGTCAGTCGCTCGCGCGGTGCAGTTAAGTGTTGAAAAATATTGTTCCGCATTGGCCATGCTTAATAAAACTGCCGCCGTCAATCATACGTGGCGCATCTCAAAAACGCCTTAA
- a CDS encoding L-threonylcarbamoyladenylate synthase yields the protein MPVIGTKIETGAAQLCAGKLVAFATETVYGLGADAQNPEAVERLYALKKRPRNHPVIIHLADFSAASLWAAEIPQVAKKLAAAFMPGPLTLLLPAGPAAAHTTGGGKTVALRVPAHPQAQQLLAVFGGGVAAPSANRFGRLSPTTAAHVREEFSTVEDLYILDGGSCTVGIESTIVSCLNERLSIMRPGMLSADDITTAANGELLPPSGFLRVPGGLPCHYAPNTPLLLAPDVAWQRPPAKTIAALSRHRPDAVPKPLWRQATDNIDDYAHRLYALLRELDAMQADIIWVESPPPQWTAVTDRLKRAAMRQPN from the coding sequence ATGCCCGTTATCGGCACGAAAATTGAAACAGGTGCGGCACAGTTATGTGCAGGAAAGCTTGTCGCTTTTGCCACAGAAACGGTATACGGCTTGGGCGCAGATGCTCAAAATCCGGAAGCGGTGGAACGACTGTATGCGCTCAAAAAACGCCCCCGCAACCATCCGGTAATTATTCATTTAGCAGACTTTTCCGCAGCTTCGCTGTGGGCAGCAGAAATTCCACAAGTAGCAAAAAAATTAGCGGCCGCTTTTATGCCGGGTCCGCTCACGCTGCTACTACCCGCAGGTCCAGCGGCAGCACATACCACCGGTGGTGGTAAAACTGTCGCTTTACGTGTGCCAGCACATCCGCAAGCGCAACAATTACTCGCCGTTTTTGGTGGCGGCGTAGCAGCACCATCCGCCAACCGTTTTGGGCGGCTCAGTCCAACCACCGCTGCTCATGTACGAGAAGAGTTTTCCACTGTAGAAGATTTGTATATTTTAGACGGTGGCAGTTGTACGGTGGGAATCGAATCAACTATCGTCAGTTGCCTTAATGAACGTTTGTCTATCATGCGTCCCGGCATGTTGTCCGCTGATGACATTACTACTGCCGCGAACGGTGAATTATTGCCACCGTCTGGCTTTTTACGAGTTCCAGGAGGATTACCTTGCCACTACGCTCCAAACACACCTCTGTTGCTTGCCCCCGATGTGGCCTGGCAGCGCCCTCCCGCAAAAACAATTGCCGCATTGTCACGCCACCGTCCAGACGCCGTGCCCAAACCATTGTGGCGGCAGGCGACAGACAATATTGATGATTATGCACACCGGCTGTACGCACTATTACGCGAATTAGATGCCATGCAAGCTGACATTATCTGGGTGGAATCACCACCGCCACAATGGACAGCCGTAACCGATCGTCTCAAACGAGCGGCGATGCGGCAACCGAATTAA
- the dnaN gene encoding DNA polymerase III subunit beta: protein MKITTNQSSLLHCLDKVSGVTQGTVINPIFANVLLQAAGSSLSMTAIDQEMQIMSSCNVETDAEFGITVPAKKLQDIIRKLEKGMEVSLVFEEEKNDGGEKQLLMQLTAGRGKYKLQTLSAENFPLMGKSTDIKPLLNVQAKTLLESLRQVHYASAQQSHRTNLNGVFLESSIDGLRFVATDGHRLAMKVLTPEKMADDAQLILPRKSVNELIRNLSAEGENEIKIEAGNRVVRFCGDTFELTSNIIMETFPDYRSVIPRNNDKIALVERRSFLASLQRVSVLAEERGATVIVSLSPEGMKLECVNKENESAVEETDAKYENDAIKLCFNINFLLDILSAVEEDVFKMRLLEESSSVLIEPAGDGEPSFQYVVMPVRM, encoded by the coding sequence GTGAAAATTACAACAAATCAAAGTTCGTTGTTACACTGTCTAGATAAAGTTAGTGGGGTTACCCAAGGAACTGTAATTAACCCGATTTTTGCTAACGTTTTATTACAGGCAGCCGGCTCATCCCTTAGCATGACCGCGATAGATCAAGAAATGCAAATTATGTCATCTTGTAATGTGGAGACAGATGCTGAGTTCGGCATAACCGTACCCGCTAAAAAACTCCAAGATATCATTAGAAAATTAGAAAAAGGGATGGAAGTTAGTTTGGTATTTGAAGAAGAAAAAAACGATGGTGGAGAAAAACAGCTTCTTATGCAACTGACTGCTGGGCGCGGTAAATATAAATTACAAACTTTATCAGCAGAAAATTTTCCGTTAATGGGAAAAAGTACAGATATTAAACCGTTGCTCAACGTGCAAGCAAAAACGTTATTAGAATCGCTTCGGCAAGTACATTATGCTTCTGCTCAACAATCCCACCGCACCAATCTTAATGGAGTGTTTTTAGAAAGCTCTATTGATGGTTTGCGGTTTGTAGCAACGGATGGGCATCGCTTAGCAATGAAAGTTCTGACGCCGGAAAAGATGGCAGATGATGCTCAACTGATATTACCAAGAAAAAGTGTTAACGAGCTTATTCGTAATTTGTCAGCAGAAGGAGAAAACGAAATAAAAATTGAAGCAGGCAATCGGGTAGTACGGTTTTGTGGTGACACATTTGAGTTGACGTCTAATATTATTATGGAGACTTTTCCTGACTATCGTTCGGTTATTCCTCGTAATAATGACAAAATAGCCTTAGTGGAACGGAGGTCTTTTTTAGCCAGCCTGCAACGAGTCTCTGTGTTGGCTGAGGAACGTGGCGCAACTGTTATCGTATCGCTTTCCCCCGAAGGGATGAAACTAGAGTGTGTAAATAAAGAGAATGAAAGCGCGGTAGAAGAGACTGACGCTAAATATGAAAATGATGCAATTAAATTATGTTTTAATATTAATTTTCTATTGGATATATTGTCCGCTGTGGAGGAAGATGTTTTTAAAATGCGTCTTTTAGAGGAATCAAGTAGTGTATTAATAGAACCAGCTGGTGACGGTGAGCCATCTTTTCAGTATGTTGTAATGCCAGTACGTATGTAA
- a CDS encoding GNAT family N-acetyltransferase has product MSHTLIIRDAITADAATCAAIYEHYVLHTTNTFQEKPLPPSHFSYLIEKADIVSPFLAAAEGDDVVGYAYADIWRTRCAFRYTVEVSAYVQATRLGEGIGGKLLSGLLQALAASDVRLAVAVIALPNSASVRMHEKFDFVHSGTLSGAGWKFGAPHDVGFWSKKLHD; this is encoded by the coding sequence ATGTCCCACACCTTAATCATACGCGATGCCATCACTGCCGACGCCGCTACTTGTGCTGCAATTTATGAACATTACGTGTTGCACACCACCAACACGTTTCAGGAAAAGCCTTTGCCCCCATCACATTTTTCTTATCTTATTGAAAAAGCTGATATTGTCTCGCCATTTTTAGCTGCTGCTGAAGGAGATGACGTTGTTGGTTATGCTTACGCCGATATCTGGCGCACTCGATGTGCCTTCCGTTATACGGTGGAAGTAAGTGCGTACGTGCAAGCCACACGACTAGGCGAAGGAATCGGCGGGAAGCTTTTGAGCGGCTTACTTCAAGCGTTGGCAGCAAGCGATGTTCGCTTAGCGGTAGCGGTCATTGCATTGCCTAACTCGGCCAGCGTGAGAATGCATGAAAAGTTTGATTTTGTCCACAGCGGCACACTGTCCGGTGCCGGCTGGAAGTTTGGTGCTCCACATGATGTGGGTTTTTGGTCCAAAAAATTGCACGACTAA
- the ilvC gene encoding ketol-acid reductoisomerase, whose product MNIYYQKDANLELLAQKKVAVIGYGSQGHAHANNLKESGISVVVGLRKDGASWKKAKAAGLEVAEISAAAAAADVVMLLMPDELQGDMYREHIHGVIKEGAALAFAHGFNIHYNQIEPREDLDVIMIAPKGPGHLVRSTYVGGGGVPCLIAMAQDKSGNGRDIALAYAAAIGGTRAGVIETTFRDETETDLFGEQVVLCGGMVSLLEAGFETLNEAGYAPEMAYFECLHELKLIVDLLYEGGIANMQYSISNTAEYGAISRGPRIVNEQAKAEMKKILTEIQNGSFAREFITECRANSPTLKATRRRTAAQPVEQVGERLRAMMPWISQNRLVDRDKN is encoded by the coding sequence ATGAATATATATTACCAAAAAGACGCCAATTTAGAACTGTTGGCACAGAAGAAAGTTGCCGTTATCGGCTACGGTTCGCAGGGGCACGCACACGCTAACAATTTGAAAGAAAGCGGTATTTCTGTTGTTGTCGGCTTGCGTAAAGATGGTGCATCATGGAAAAAAGCAAAAGCTGCGGGATTGGAAGTAGCGGAAATTTCAGCTGCCGCCGCTGCTGCCGATGTAGTAATGCTTCTCATGCCTGATGAACTGCAGGGAGATATGTATCGTGAGCACATACACGGCGTTATCAAAGAAGGTGCCGCGCTGGCTTTTGCGCACGGCTTCAACATTCACTATAACCAGATAGAGCCGCGTGAAGATTTAGACGTTATTATGATAGCACCGAAAGGTCCCGGGCACTTAGTGCGCTCCACTTACGTTGGTGGCGGTGGTGTGCCCTGTCTTATCGCTATGGCACAGGATAAAAGCGGTAACGGGCGCGACATCGCACTTGCTTACGCTGCCGCTATCGGTGGTACACGAGCAGGCGTGATTGAGACTACCTTTCGCGATGAAACTGAAACGGATTTGTTTGGTGAGCAAGTCGTTTTGTGCGGCGGTATGGTGTCGCTACTAGAGGCTGGCTTTGAAACGTTGAACGAGGCTGGCTATGCTCCGGAAATGGCATATTTTGAATGTTTGCACGAACTTAAGTTAATTGTTGATTTGTTATACGAGGGGGGCATTGCCAACATGCAATATTCCATTTCTAACACGGCGGAATACGGTGCGATTAGCCGTGGCCCACGCATTGTCAATGAGCAAGCCAAAGCGGAAATGAAAAAGATTTTGACCGAAATTCAAAACGGTTCTTTTGCTCGTGAGTTTATTACCGAATGTCGCGCCAACAGCCCGACACTCAAAGCCACTCGCCGCCGCACTGCTGCTCAACCAGTAGAGCAAGTGGGCGAGCGCTTGCGCGCGATGATGCCGTGGATTAGCCAAAACCGTCTTGTTGACCGAGATAAAAATTAA
- the dnaA gene encoding chromosomal replication initiator protein DnaA → MENFWSSCVSQLRLQFGDTVFDAFISPTQAKMTDNTHLLLQAPNEATVRWLSENIKPSVREMAQQHFGKDIQIDFQTDMAQSISKPASKTSPSARTKTQVDRTTNLRADLTFDSFVPGRANEIALVAGRAISSGTVDHMSPLLLLYGRTGLGKTHLAQAIANHYLSLHPTRKVRYVMARDFMTDVINACRLNQHAQFKRRYDGLDLLIVDDIQYIGGNMERTQEEFFFLFNKLHDENKIIIITSDRAPSQIRDLPERLTSRLRCGLPTHLAPPELELREAILHKKALARGVKLDEKVTRFVAERIKSNVRELEGALHRILAACTFSGKPPSLEICHEALTDLLESAKETVNVDIIKKKVADFFRLRVSDLSSRSRHRSIAQPRHFAIYLCRQLTNLSLPEIGAQFGDREHTTVLHSCRKIEKELKANSKTQEEIQILEMLIKS, encoded by the coding sequence ATGGAAAATTTTTGGTCATCTTGTGTTTCCCAGTTACGTCTCCAGTTTGGTGACACGGTTTTTGACGCTTTTATTTCTCCGACTCAGGCGAAAATGACGGACAATACCCACTTACTGTTGCAGGCACCAAACGAAGCTACTGTGCGCTGGTTATCTGAAAACATTAAGCCGTCAGTTCGAGAAATGGCACAACAACATTTTGGCAAAGACATCCAAATAGATTTTCAGACCGATATGGCTCAATCCATTTCAAAACCGGCATCAAAAACATCGCCTTCAGCGCGTACTAAAACGCAGGTAGACCGTACAACTAATCTGCGCGCCGATCTCACTTTTGACTCTTTTGTGCCTGGTCGGGCAAACGAAATTGCCTTAGTTGCCGGACGCGCTATCAGCAGTGGCACGGTAGACCACATGAGCCCGCTGTTACTTCTTTATGGCCGCACAGGACTTGGCAAAACTCATTTAGCACAGGCTATTGCCAACCACTATTTATCTTTGCATCCTACGCGTAAAGTGCGTTATGTAATGGCACGTGACTTTATGACCGATGTTATTAACGCTTGCCGTTTAAATCAGCATGCCCAGTTTAAACGTCGTTACGATGGTCTAGACTTACTAATTGTGGACGATATTCAATATATCGGCGGTAATATGGAACGCACTCAGGAAGAATTTTTCTTTCTTTTCAACAAATTACACGATGAAAATAAAATTATCATTATCACTAGCGACCGCGCTCCTTCACAAATTCGTGATTTACCGGAGCGTTTAACTTCTCGTCTGCGTTGTGGTTTACCCACACATTTAGCTCCCCCTGAGCTGGAATTACGTGAAGCTATTTTGCATAAAAAAGCGTTGGCCCGGGGTGTTAAATTGGACGAAAAAGTTACCCGTTTTGTTGCTGAACGAATAAAATCCAACGTACGTGAACTGGAAGGTGCGTTACATCGCATTTTAGCTGCCTGCACATTTTCTGGCAAGCCGCCTTCTTTAGAAATTTGCCACGAAGCACTAACCGATTTATTAGAATCCGCAAAAGAAACAGTTAACGTAGATATCATAAAAAAGAAAGTAGCTGATTTTTTCCGCTTACGTGTATCTGATTTATCTTCTCGTAGCCGTCACCGTTCAATAGCACAACCACGTCACTTTGCTATCTACCTCTGCCGACAACTAACTAACCTTAGTCTGCCAGAAATTGGCGCTCAGTTCGGCGATAGAGAACATACTACTGTATTACATTCCTGCCGTAAAATAGAAAAAGAACTTAAAGCCAATTCAAAAACCCAAGAAGAAATACAAATCTTAGAAATGCTCATTAAATCTTAA
- a CDS encoding formate--tetrahydrofolate ligase codes for MPTDIDIARQATMRPIIELAAERFDLPATEMEPFGHYKAKLSLDLLRTHAEKPDGKLILVTAITPTPAGEGKTTTSVGLTDALNHIGKNAAVALREPSLGPVFGMKGGAAGGGYAQVVPMEDINLHFTGDFSAISLAHNLLAAIIDNHLHHGNAKRLDSRRILWRRVVDMNDRALRQLVVGLGGPGNGFPRSDGFDIVVASEIMAILCLSESLTDLKRRIAQITVGLDTDKTPVTADELGVAGAMTALLKNALSPNMVQTLENNPAFVHGGPFANIAHGCNSVLATRMALKMADYVVTEAGFGADLGAEKFVDIKCRKSGLAADAAVLVATLRAVKYHGGITRDDLNKENTQAVRDGFENVRRHLRNIRTHYGLPVVIALNHFTHDTDDEIATFRSLCEEEGADMSICYHWANGGKGAVELAEKVAALANSDVKMNNLYDDSLPLKQKAEAVTHKIYGADAVSSDPKVSADLEQWQETHGHFPICIAKTQYAFTNNPLNRGIPKDGYSFHVSGARLNTGAEFIVLLGGNIMTMPGLPKTPAACAIDVDDDGNISGLF; via the coding sequence ATGCCCACCGATATTGATATTGCCAGACAGGCAACTATGCGGCCCATTATTGAACTAGCCGCCGAACGCTTTGATCTACCCGCCACTGAAATGGAACCGTTTGGCCACTACAAGGCCAAGCTTTCTCTTGATTTGCTGAGGACTCACGCCGAAAAACCTGACGGTAAATTAATTCTTGTCACCGCCATCACCCCCACCCCTGCCGGTGAGGGAAAAACAACGACTTCCGTCGGTCTCACAGACGCGCTCAACCATATTGGAAAAAACGCTGCCGTCGCTCTACGAGAACCCTCGCTCGGCCCTGTTTTTGGAATGAAAGGCGGTGCCGCCGGTGGTGGTTATGCGCAAGTTGTCCCCATGGAAGATATTAACCTTCATTTCACCGGCGATTTTTCCGCTATTTCGCTGGCACATAATTTGCTTGCAGCAATTATCGACAACCACCTGCATCACGGCAACGCCAAACGCCTAGACAGTCGTCGCATACTCTGGCGGCGGGTAGTAGATATGAATGACCGAGCTCTGCGCCAATTAGTAGTTGGCTTGGGCGGCCCTGGTAATGGTTTTCCTCGCAGTGATGGTTTTGATATCGTGGTGGCGTCTGAAATTATGGCAATTTTGTGCCTTTCCGAGTCGTTAACCGACCTCAAACGACGCATTGCGCAAATCACGGTCGGTCTTGACACCGATAAAACACCGGTCACCGCTGACGAACTGGGTGTCGCCGGTGCCATGACCGCCTTGCTCAAAAATGCACTATCGCCTAATATGGTGCAGACGTTAGAAAATAATCCTGCTTTTGTACATGGTGGTCCTTTCGCTAATATTGCCCACGGATGTAATTCTGTTTTAGCTACCCGCATGGCACTCAAAATGGCTGATTATGTTGTCACCGAAGCAGGCTTTGGCGCAGACTTAGGCGCAGAAAAATTTGTGGACATTAAATGCCGCAAAAGCGGGCTAGCCGCTGATGCCGCTGTACTAGTTGCCACTCTGCGCGCCGTCAAATATCACGGCGGCATAACCCGTGATGACTTGAACAAGGAAAATACGCAGGCGGTTCGTGACGGCTTTGAAAATGTCCGCCGTCATTTGCGCAACATCCGTACCCATTACGGCTTACCGGTTGTTATCGCACTTAACCACTTCACCCACGACACGGATGACGAAATTGCGACGTTCCGCTCTCTCTGTGAGGAAGAAGGGGCAGATATGAGCATCTGCTACCATTGGGCAAATGGTGGCAAGGGCGCCGTTGAACTGGCAGAAAAAGTAGCCGCCTTAGCTAATAGCGACGTTAAAATGAATAATCTGTATGATGACTCTTTGCCTCTTAAGCAAAAAGCAGAAGCGGTTACACATAAAATTTATGGCGCTGACGCAGTGAGTTCTGACCCTAAAGTGTCGGCAGACTTGGAACAATGGCAAGAAACCCACGGACATTTTCCAATTTGTATCGCCAAAACACAGTATGCTTTTACTAACAATCCACTCAACCGCGGTATTCCCAAAGATGGTTACAGTTTTCATGTATCGGGCGCTCGTTTGAATACGGGTGCCGAATTTATTGTGCTACTCGGTGGCAATATTATGACTATGCCTGGACTACCAAAAACACCCGCTGCTTGCGCTATTGACGTGGATGATGACGGCAACATTAGCGGCCTCTTCTAA